A section of the Solea solea chromosome 17, fSolSol10.1, whole genome shotgun sequence genome encodes:
- the moxd1l gene encoding DBH-like monooxygenase protein 2 homolog isoform X1 encodes MRSLLLLLCLSLARTKGAAASDYTLPFMVNLDQERKVCLKWGFDNQKGEIEFKLVVNTTGWIGFGFSPNGDMIGADIVIGGVNSNGSYFTDRHGIGKFKPVIDKLQSYTLLSLTEVDGQTSMWFRRSIRTCDDEDFDITDDPIKLIYAYGNTDNIEYHNNRRGTKEVNLLNYMPRTVLSNPSYLSATVVNITVPPVHTYYHCKVMKFSNINTKRHIYRIEPVIEHHDIVHHMLLYSCPSTVRVTYDKQCFQGDAGDACYGVVAAWAVGGGAIELPENAGIPVGGDGRDIYYRLEIHYNNPHLHAGRTDSSGLKLYHTAQLRQHDVGILTTGVLPFSSMVYSIPPKASQFLTYGVCNTSLITQSNDPVPDLQMFAVLLHTHLAGRKVRVAQYRDGKQIDFLAVDENYNFEMQTIVSLGEIKTIKQDDEIAVECTYNTVDRTNVTKMGIATTDEMCLAFLFYYPAIEITSCISHPITMSQSDTSNQTSTETWDHDTITQQENLLKTLPQLQIISNNEYNHTYYDNGIIREMMETPKPQSCHYSNASNRLYTSWLMDPAGIMLLLVWIALM; translated from the exons ATGCGCTCtctgcttcttctcctctgcctgTCCCTGGCCAGGACAAAAGGAGCAGCGGCATCCGACTATACTTTGCCCTTCATGGTTAACCTGGACCAGGAACGTAAGGTTTGCCTTAAATGGGGCTTTGATAACCAGAAAGGAGAAATTGAATTCAAACTGGTTGTCAACACCACAGGCTGGATAGGCTTTGGCTTTAGTCCGAATGGTGATATGATAGGTGCAGATATCGTCATTGGGGGAGTTAATTCTAATGGAAGCTACTTCACA GATCGCCATGGCATAGGGAAGTTCAAGCCTGTGATTGATAAGCTGCAGAGCTACACTCTTCTCTCTTTGACTGAAGTAGACGGTCAAACCAGCATGTGGTTCCGGAGGTCCATACGGACGTGTGATGACGAAGATTTCGATATCACT GATGATCCCATTAAGCTGATCTATGCTTATGGAAACACAGATAATATCGAGTACCATAATAATCGCAGAGGCACCAAGGAGGTCAACCTACTGAACTATATGCCCAGGACTGTCCTTTCTAACCCCAGCTATCTCAGTGCAACAGTGGTCAAT atCACTGTCCCCCCCGTTCATACCTACTACCACTGCAAGGTCATGAAGTTTTCAAACATAAATACGAAACGTCATATATACCGG ATTGAGCCAGTGATTGAGCACCATGACATTGTTCATCACATGCTTCTGTACAGCTGCCCGTCCACTGTGAGGGTGACGTATGACAAGCAGTGCTTCCAGGGCGACGCTGGCGACGCTTGCTACGGCGTGGTGGCCGCATGGGCAGTGGGAGGAGGG GCGATTGAGCTTCCAGAGAATGCAGGTATCCCTGTTGGAGGTGATGGCAGAGATATTTACTACCGGCTGGAAATCCATTACAATAACCCACACCTCCATGCAG gACGGACAGACAGTTCAGGACTAAAACTGTACCATACAGCCCAACTCAGGCAGCATGATGTAGGCATCCTGACCACAGGTGTGCTGCCTTTTTCTAGCATGGTGTACAGCATCCCCCCAAAAGCCTCTCAGTTCCTCACCTACGGTGTGTGTAATACCTCTCTCATTACACAG TCTAATGATCCGGTGCCTGATCTCCAAATGTTCGCTGTCCTGTTGCACACTCACCTGGCTGGGAGGAAAGTCAGAGTTGCCCAGTACAG AGACGGAAAGCAGATTGACTTCTTAGCTGTGGATGAAAATTACAACTTTGAGATGCAAACGATTGTCAGTTTGGGAGAAATCAAGACCATCAAGCAG GATGATGAGATTGCAGTGGAGTGCACCTATAACACAGTTGATCGCACTAATGTGACTAAG ATGGGCATAGCAACCACTGATGAGATGTGCCTGGCCTTCTTATTCTACTACCCAGCAATCGAGATCACATCATGTATCAGCCACCCAATTACGATGTCTCAGTCAGATACGAGCAACCA AACATCCACTGAGACTTGGGACCATGATACAATTACTCAACAGGAGAATTTGCTAAAAACACTGCCACAACTTCAGATTATCTCTAATAATGAG TACAACCATACATATTACGACAATGGCATCATCAGAGAGATGATGGAGACTCCAAAACCTCAGTCTTGTCATTACAGCAATGCGTCAAATAGACTCTACACTTCCTGGCTTATGGACCCAGCAGGAATCATGCTTTTGCTCGTCTGGATTGCATTAATGTAA
- the rps6kc1 gene encoding ribosomal protein S6 kinase delta-1: MISQRDTGELARFYTVTEPKKHKRGYTVYKVTARIISRKNPEDVQEITVWKRYSDFRKLHQNLWQLHKDQCSQSELFPPFAKAKVFGRFDDSVIEERRQCSEDLLQFSANIPALYGSQHIQDFFKGGEVHDGSDLIGPAEPFSDFLTDSLSDCSSDVQRDISGADDLTITSEYGGPSSDSDLTSLAVDADSLAELDDGMASGRTSPNQPQGGASNINCSCSPHLPSLHERRTPSPAPITAFSAPTPQVSRTGRTPLFSGTLKKTSGGNSKETKSDYLEKASSLIGVAVQKEKEQDYQAAFSCYRSGVDLLLQGVQGEPSPTRREAVKKKTAEYLLRAEQISSQHLKSNMGQGSTQTVAFGAQCCPSTSRIDEQNLSEELRVYRVLGVIDKVLLVMDKRTEETVILKGLRKSSDCGRAKKTIIPHSVPHMVQLRKFIVTEDAVFLLLQYAEGGKLWSHIGKYLRDSSPEGSFDIPFIQKSHTVAVHSPHHAVPQLDVDSASSGSGPLAGSDSVSELQKKGHNLITSLLKSALPARLNEQIGALSDSGANSEEECTNSYLTLCNEYEQEKVEPDVLEEAEGKIGQEVLSVELPITRTTTSSRSRSLVSNDSLSSPLSSQELGFFTESSDKSGHTHDNEQDHGEGLDHSEVFSPLPSPAVPLSLDQSKHTPMEFFRIDSKDSASEVTCLDFGDQHLPNKQVPVFSTSDLGSDITEDLPELAQEVKGHSSELWCLDYTDKGANESVPVISFKDAVVEDEGHPPDLLVNLPVMSGAVDSLQEALETSGVCLGLEVTASPQKLIQPDVLQLHSQSEDGEEQELSFLHTASVPCDTSVASSSPLKSIWDDSGLSFGEEAIDKNAVEGKCQNKDLALDAQILDTDSYCEKLEAGTKVNTDSIPATIGTEACAVVESVLDLDGELSAVVSNKNVTDFDKEVSRLFAELEEQSLAASQARIPEEFVRCWAVEMVTALDSLHQEGIICRDLNPNNILLDNQGHVQITYFCSWSDVEESCDKEAIANMYCAPEVGGIGEETAACDWWSLGAILFELLTGMSLLQCHPAGISRHTALNVPESVSEEARSLLEQLLQFNPMERLGAGAGGVDDIKSHPFFAKVKWPK; this comes from the exons ATGATATCGCAGCGGGACACAGGCGAACTTGCTCGGTTTTATACTGTCACGGAGCCTAAAAAGCACAAGAGAGGTTATACTGTGTACAAAGTCACCGCAAGG ATAATCTCCAGGAAGAACCCAGAGGATGTTCAAGAG aTAACAGTGTGGAAGAGATATAGTGATTTCCGGAAACTTCATCAGAATCTCTGGCAGCTGCACAAGGATCAATGTAGCCAGTCAGAGTTGTTTCCTCCTTTTGCCAAGGCTAAAGTATTTG GACGTTTTGATGACTCAGTGATTGAAGAAAGAAGACAGTGCTCTGAGGATCTGCTACAATTTTCTGCTAACATACCGGCGCTCTATGGTAGTCAGCACATCCAGGATTTCTTTAAG GGAGGTGAAGTACATGACGGCTCAGATCTTATTGGACCAGCTGAGCCCTTTTCAGATTTCCTGACAGATAGTTTATCAGACTGCAGCTCTGATG ttcaAAGAGACATCAGTGGGGCAGATGATTTGACTATCACTTCTGAGTATGGAG GCCCGTCCAGTGACAGTGACCTGACCTCTCTGGCTGTGGATGCAGATTCCTTGGCTGAGCTGGATGATGGCATGGCCTCAGGTCGCACCTCCCCAAACCAGCCACAGGGGGGAGCTTCCAACATTAACTGCAGCTGTAGCCCTCACTTGCCATCCCTGCATGAACGCCGCACTCCATCTCCTGCCCCAATTACTGCTTTCTCTGCCCCTACCCCACAGGTCAGCCGGACAGGCCGAACACCTCTCTTTtctggcactttgaagaaaacCAGTGGTGGAAACTCAAAGGAAACAAAGTCAGACTATTTAGAAAAAGCCAGCAGTCTCATTGGTGTGGCTGTACAGAAGGAAAAAGAGCAGGACTACCAGGCAGCTTTTTCTTGCTATCGTAGTGGCGTGGACCTGCTACTGCAAGGAGTGCAAG GGGAGCCCAGTCCCACACGGCGAGAGGcagtgaagaagaagactgCAGAGTATTTATTGCGCGCAGAACAGATATCCAGTCAACACCTAAAAAGCAACATGGGTCAAGGCTCAACACAGACTGTA gcTTTCGGAGCACAGTGCTGCCCTTCCACCAGCAGAATAGACGAGCAGAATCTATCTGAGGAGCTAAGAGTTTACAGAGTGTTGGGGGTCATAGATAAG GTTCTTTTGGTCATGGACAAGCGAACAGAAGAGACTGTCATCCTGAAA GGTCTGAGGAAGAGTAGTGATTGTGGGCGTGCTAAAAAGACCATCATACCTCACTCTGTGCCTCACATGGTACAGCTGAGGAAGTTCATTGTCACTGAGGACGCAGTTTTCCTTCTGCTGCAGTATGCTGAAG GTGGAAAACTGTGGTCTCACATTGGAAAGTACCTACGTGATTCAAGCCCAGAGGGAAGCTTTGACATTCCTTTCATCCAGAAGAGCCACACCGTAGCTGTGCACTCTCCACACCATGCTGTACCACAGCTGGATGTAGACTCGGCCAGTTCTGGTTCAGGACCTCTTGCTGGTTCTGATTCTGTCTCAGAGCTGCAAAAAAAGGGACACAACCTCATCACATCTCTTCTTAAAAGTGCTCTTCCTGCCCGGCTTAATGAACAAATTGGGGCCCTGTCAGACTCTGGAGCCAACTCTGAGGAGGAGTGCACCAACAGTTACTTGACTCTTTGCAATGAGTATGAGCAAGAGAAAGTTGAACCAGATGTTTTAGAGGAGGCTGAAGGGAAGATTGGTCAGGAAGTATTATCGGTGGAATTGCCCATTACAAGGACCACCACTTCCTCGCGCAGTCGCTCACTGGTGAGCAACGACAGCCTCTCTTCACCTCTCAGCTCTCAGGAACTTGGCTTCTTTACTGAGTCATCTGACAAAAGCGGTCACACTCATGACAATGAGCAAGATCATGGTGAAGGACTGGATCACAGTGAAGTTTTTAGTCCTTTACCCTCTCCTGCTGTGCCTCTGTCTCTTGATCAGTCCAAGCACACGCCAATGGAGTTCTTCCGCATTGACAGCAAAGACAGTGCAAGTGAGGTGACCTGCCTCGACTTTGGAGATCAGCACCTCCCTAATAAGCAGGTCCCAGTTTTTTCTACATCTGATTTGGGCTCGGACATCACCGAGGATCTTCCAGAGCTGGCTCAGGAGGTCAAGGGCCACAGCTCAGAGCTCTGGTGTTTAGATTACACAGATAAAGGCGCCAATGAGTCAGTGCCAGTCATCTCATTTAAAGATGCAGTAGTGGAGGATGAGGGTCACCCACCTGATCTTTTGGTCAACCTTCCTGTAATGAGTGGGGCAGTAGACTCATTACAGGAGGCATTGGAGACATCAGGAGTGTGTCTTGGCCTCGAGGTCACAGCCTCTCCTCAAAAGTTAATCCAGCCTGATGTCTTACAGCTTCACAGCCAATCTGAGGACGGGGAGGAGCAGGAGCTTTCATTTTTGCATACAGCTTCTGTACCATGTGACACCAGTGTTgcatcctcctctcccctcAAGTCAATCTGGGATGACTCTGGTCTGTCATTTGGAGAAGAAGCTATTGACAAAAACGCTGTTGAAGGAAAATGCCAAAATAAAGACCTTGCCCTTGATGCACAAATTCTAGATACGGACTCCTATTGTGAGAAACTAGAGGCTGGTACGAAAGTAAACACAGACTCCATCCCAGCCACGATTGGGACTGAGGCCTGTGCTGTGGTTGAGAGTGTATTAGACCTTGATGGTGAATTATCAGCAGTTGTTAGTAATAAGAATGTCACAGACTTTGATAAAGAAGTATCACGGCTCTTCGCAGAGCTGGAGGAACAGTCGTTGGCTGCTTCCCAAGCTCGTATCCCGGAGGAGTTTGTTCGATGCTGGGCTGTAGAAATGGTGACTGCTCTGGATTCTCTGCACCAAGAAGGTATCATCTGTCGAGACCTAAATCCCAACAACATCCTACTTGACAACCAAG GTCACGTTCAGATTACCTACTTTTGTAGCTGGAGTGACGTTGAGGAGTCCTGTGACAAAGAAGCCATTGCGAATATGTACTGTGCACCAG AGGTGGGAGGCATTGGTGAGGAAACCGCAGCGTGTGATTGGTGGAGTTTGGGCGCCATCCTGTTTGAGCTCCTGACAGGCATG TCCCTGCTCCAGTGCCATCCAGCAGGAATCAGTCGCCACACGGCTCTCAACGTCCCCGAGTCTGTTTCAGAGGAGGCTAGATCACTGCTCGAGCAG ctgctgcagttCAACCCAATGGAGAGACTCGGGGCAGGAGCTGGGGGTGTGGATGATATTAAATCCCACCCTTTCTTTGCCAAGGTTAAATGGCCCAAGTAG
- the moxd1l gene encoding DBH-like monooxygenase protein 2 homolog isoform X2 — translation MEANEPLWQPLKEKLKEEEEEEEEHHQHLRDRHGIGKFKPVIDKLQSYTLLSLTEVDGQTSMWFRRSIRTCDDEDFDITDDPIKLIYAYGNTDNIEYHNNRRGTKEVNLLNYMPRTVLSNPSYLSATVVNITVPPVHTYYHCKVMKFSNINTKRHIYRIEPVIEHHDIVHHMLLYSCPSTVRVTYDKQCFQGDAGDACYGVVAAWAVGGGAIELPENAGIPVGGDGRDIYYRLEIHYNNPHLHAGRTDSSGLKLYHTAQLRQHDVGILTTGVLPFSSMVYSIPPKASQFLTYGVCNTSLITQSNDPVPDLQMFAVLLHTHLAGRKVRVAQYRDGKQIDFLAVDENYNFEMQTIVSLGEIKTIKQDDEIAVECTYNTVDRTNVTKMGIATTDEMCLAFLFYYPAIEITSCISHPITMSQSDTSNQTSTETWDHDTITQQENLLKTLPQLQIISNNEYNHTYYDNGIIREMMETPKPQSCHYSNASNRLYTSWLMDPAGIMLLLVWIALM, via the exons aTGGAGGCAAACGAGCCactgtggcaacccctaaaggagaagctgaaagaagaagaagaggaagaagaagaacatcacCAACATCTTCGg GATCGCCATGGCATAGGGAAGTTCAAGCCTGTGATTGATAAGCTGCAGAGCTACACTCTTCTCTCTTTGACTGAAGTAGACGGTCAAACCAGCATGTGGTTCCGGAGGTCCATACGGACGTGTGATGACGAAGATTTCGATATCACT GATGATCCCATTAAGCTGATCTATGCTTATGGAAACACAGATAATATCGAGTACCATAATAATCGCAGAGGCACCAAGGAGGTCAACCTACTGAACTATATGCCCAGGACTGTCCTTTCTAACCCCAGCTATCTCAGTGCAACAGTGGTCAAT atCACTGTCCCCCCCGTTCATACCTACTACCACTGCAAGGTCATGAAGTTTTCAAACATAAATACGAAACGTCATATATACCGG ATTGAGCCAGTGATTGAGCACCATGACATTGTTCATCACATGCTTCTGTACAGCTGCCCGTCCACTGTGAGGGTGACGTATGACAAGCAGTGCTTCCAGGGCGACGCTGGCGACGCTTGCTACGGCGTGGTGGCCGCATGGGCAGTGGGAGGAGGG GCGATTGAGCTTCCAGAGAATGCAGGTATCCCTGTTGGAGGTGATGGCAGAGATATTTACTACCGGCTGGAAATCCATTACAATAACCCACACCTCCATGCAG gACGGACAGACAGTTCAGGACTAAAACTGTACCATACAGCCCAACTCAGGCAGCATGATGTAGGCATCCTGACCACAGGTGTGCTGCCTTTTTCTAGCATGGTGTACAGCATCCCCCCAAAAGCCTCTCAGTTCCTCACCTACGGTGTGTGTAATACCTCTCTCATTACACAG TCTAATGATCCGGTGCCTGATCTCCAAATGTTCGCTGTCCTGTTGCACACTCACCTGGCTGGGAGGAAAGTCAGAGTTGCCCAGTACAG AGACGGAAAGCAGATTGACTTCTTAGCTGTGGATGAAAATTACAACTTTGAGATGCAAACGATTGTCAGTTTGGGAGAAATCAAGACCATCAAGCAG GATGATGAGATTGCAGTGGAGTGCACCTATAACACAGTTGATCGCACTAATGTGACTAAG ATGGGCATAGCAACCACTGATGAGATGTGCCTGGCCTTCTTATTCTACTACCCAGCAATCGAGATCACATCATGTATCAGCCACCCAATTACGATGTCTCAGTCAGATACGAGCAACCA AACATCCACTGAGACTTGGGACCATGATACAATTACTCAACAGGAGAATTTGCTAAAAACACTGCCACAACTTCAGATTATCTCTAATAATGAG TACAACCATACATATTACGACAATGGCATCATCAGAGAGATGATGGAGACTCCAAAACCTCAGTCTTGTCATTACAGCAATGCGTCAAATAGACTCTACACTTCCTGGCTTATGGACCCAGCAGGAATCATGCTTTTGCTCGTCTGGATTGCATTAATGTAA